A DNA window from Rhodococcus sp. Z13 contains the following coding sequences:
- the gdhA gene encoding NADP-specific glutamate dehydrogenase: MSTSDRIQEIYEQVKARNAGEPEFHQAAAEVFESLHVVLERHPRYFESGLIERLCEPERQIIFRVPWIDDQGNVHVNRGFRVQYNSVLGPYKGGLRFHPSVNLGIVKFLGFEQIFKNALTGLPIGGGKGGSDFDPKGRSEQEIMRFCQSFMTELHRHIGEYTDVPAGDIGVGGREIGYLFGQYKRLTNSYESGVLTGKGLTWGGSQVRKEATGYGAAYFVNEMAKTAGISLEGRTAVVSGSGNVAIYAIEKIHQLGGTVVACSDSSGYVVDRKGIDLDLLKEIKEVRRGRISEYVDERGDAEFYPGGNIWNVPCDIALPCATQNELDEESAKTLVNNGVKIVAEGANMPTTPGGITVFREAGVAFAPGKAANAGGVATSALEMQQNASRDSWHFDYTDQRLAGIMADIHTRCVETAAEYGKPGDYVHGANIAGFVKVADAMFALGII, from the coding sequence GTGTCGACATCGGACCGCATTCAGGAGATCTACGAGCAGGTCAAGGCCCGCAATGCAGGTGAGCCCGAATTCCACCAGGCTGCGGCCGAAGTGTTCGAGTCCCTGCATGTCGTTCTGGAGCGTCACCCCCGTTACTTCGAGTCGGGTCTGATCGAGCGTCTGTGCGAGCCCGAGCGGCAGATCATCTTCCGCGTGCCGTGGATCGACGACCAGGGCAACGTCCACGTCAACCGTGGTTTCCGCGTCCAGTACAACAGCGTCCTCGGCCCCTACAAGGGCGGCCTGCGCTTCCACCCGAGCGTCAACCTCGGCATCGTCAAGTTCCTCGGCTTCGAGCAGATCTTCAAGAACGCGCTCACCGGCCTGCCCATCGGCGGCGGCAAGGGCGGCTCGGACTTCGACCCCAAGGGCCGTTCCGAGCAGGAGATCATGCGCTTCTGCCAGTCCTTCATGACCGAGCTGCACCGCCACATCGGCGAGTACACCGACGTCCCGGCCGGTGACATCGGCGTCGGCGGCCGCGAGATCGGCTACCTGTTCGGCCAGTACAAGCGCCTCACCAACTCCTACGAGTCGGGCGTGCTCACCGGCAAGGGCCTCACCTGGGGCGGCTCGCAGGTGCGCAAGGAGGCCACCGGTTACGGTGCCGCCTACTTCGTCAACGAGATGGCCAAGACCGCGGGCATCTCCCTCGAGGGCCGCACCGCCGTCGTGTCCGGCTCCGGCAACGTCGCCATCTACGCGATCGAGAAGATCCACCAGCTCGGTGGCACCGTCGTCGCCTGCTCCGACTCGTCGGGCTACGTCGTCGACCGCAAGGGCATCGACCTCGACCTGCTCAAGGAGATCAAGGAGGTCCGTCGCGGCCGCATCTCCGAGTACGTCGACGAGCGCGGCGACGCCGAGTTCTACCCGGGCGGCAACATCTGGAACGTGCCCTGCGACATCGCGCTCCCCTGCGCCACGCAGAACGAGCTCGACGAGGAGTCGGCCAAGACCCTCGTCAACAACGGTGTCAAGATCGTCGCCGAGGGCGCGAACATGCCCACCACCCCGGGTGGCATCACGGTCTTCCGCGAGGCCGGTGTGGCCTTCGCTCCGGGTAAGGCCGCCAACGCCGGTGGTGTCGCCACCTCCGCGCTGGAGATGCAGCAGAACGCCTCCCGCGACTCGTGGCACTTCGACTACACCGACCAGCGGCTCGCCGGCATCATGGCCGATATCCACACCCGCTGCGTCGAGACGGCCGCCGAGTACGGCAAGCCTGGCGACTACGTGCACGGCGCCAACATCGCCGGCTTCGTGAAGGTCGCCGACGCGATGTTCGCCCTCGGCATCATCTGA
- a CDS encoding DedA family protein, giving the protein MDVINEFVIGQASALWVYPLLFTVCIVDGFFPPVPSESVLVTLASLSGSTGRPHLWLVVVLAALGAIIGDNIAYTIGRAVGTERFRWMRRPRARAAFAWARRGLDKRGAAVIVTARYVPIGRIAVNMTAGATRYPRRKFVPLTVLAGTTWALYSTLMGRLVGGWFESQPLLGAAVSICVAVVLGVGIDHVIQRVGSGRVDLPRAEAEDAGPNDDAGPRGAESVAGEEPGSPSQR; this is encoded by the coding sequence ATGGACGTCATCAACGAATTCGTCATCGGGCAGGCGTCCGCGCTGTGGGTCTATCCGCTGCTCTTCACCGTGTGCATCGTCGACGGCTTCTTCCCGCCGGTCCCGAGCGAGTCGGTGCTCGTGACGCTGGCGTCGCTGTCCGGTTCCACCGGTCGACCCCATCTGTGGCTCGTGGTCGTCCTCGCCGCCCTCGGTGCGATCATCGGCGACAACATCGCGTACACCATCGGCCGGGCGGTGGGCACGGAACGGTTCCGGTGGATGCGCAGGCCCCGCGCGCGTGCCGCCTTCGCGTGGGCGCGGCGCGGCCTCGACAAGCGCGGCGCCGCCGTGATCGTCACGGCCCGGTACGTGCCGATCGGGCGGATCGCGGTGAACATGACCGCGGGCGCGACCCGGTACCCGCGGCGGAAGTTCGTGCCCCTGACCGTGCTGGCAGGGACCACGTGGGCGTTGTACTCGACGCTCATGGGCCGGCTGGTGGGTGGATGGTTCGAGTCCCAGCCACTGCTCGGTGCCGCCGTGTCGATCTGTGTGGCGGTGGTCCTCGGCGTCGGGATCGACCACGTGATCCAACGGGTGGGGTCGGGCCGGGTCGATCTGCCGCGGGCCGAGGCGGAGGACGCCGGTCCGAACGATGACGCCGGACCGAGGGGTGCGGAGAGCGTGGCCGGAGAGGAACCGGGCTCCCCTTCCCAGCGGTGA
- a CDS encoding FAD binding domain-containing protein has protein sequence MQVPGPFDYERATGVEHAIELLDRHGEDARVVAGGHSLLPMMKLRLANPEFLVDINDLGDELDFVAVEPSTVRIGALVRHRRLLESDELADLFPIFRDAEKVIADPVVRNRGTIGGSLCQADPAEDLSTVCSVLDATCVVRGPAGTRELTFAEFHLGPYETALAPNELLVEVRLPRRGAGASAYKSTGASACKSTGASAYEKVERRAGDWAVAAAGAALWMSDGHITDARVGLTAVRADDAALVRVSELLRGSAPSEELFREAGAAAASACDPETDQRGTAAYKRHLASELTVRALRRSAERLGVTERV, from the coding sequence ATGCAGGTTCCAGGCCCTTTCGACTACGAGCGAGCGACCGGTGTGGAGCACGCGATCGAGCTGCTCGACCGGCACGGAGAAGACGCCCGGGTCGTCGCCGGCGGACACAGTCTGCTTCCGATGATGAAACTCCGGCTCGCGAATCCGGAGTTCCTCGTCGACATCAACGACCTCGGCGACGAACTCGACTTCGTTGCCGTCGAGCCGTCGACGGTGCGGATCGGGGCGCTCGTGCGTCACCGCCGTCTCCTCGAATCCGACGAGCTCGCGGACCTCTTCCCGATCTTCCGGGACGCGGAGAAGGTCATCGCCGATCCCGTGGTCCGCAACCGCGGCACGATCGGCGGATCCCTGTGCCAGGCCGACCCCGCCGAGGATCTGTCGACGGTCTGCTCGGTGCTCGACGCGACCTGCGTGGTGCGCGGACCGGCCGGGACACGGGAGCTGACCTTCGCCGAGTTCCACCTCGGCCCGTACGAGACCGCCCTGGCACCGAACGAACTGCTCGTCGAGGTCCGGTTGCCCCGGCGCGGGGCAGGCGCGAGCGCCTACAAGAGCACCGGCGCGAGCGCCTGCAAGAGCACCGGGGCGAGCGCCTACGAGAAGGTCGAGCGCCGGGCCGGTGACTGGGCGGTGGCCGCCGCGGGTGCCGCGCTGTGGATGTCGGACGGGCACATCACCGACGCCCGGGTCGGGCTGACGGCCGTGCGCGCCGACGATGCGGCGCTGGTGAGGGTGTCCGAGCTGCTGCGGGGTTCGGCACCGTCGGAGGAACTGTTCCGCGAGGCCGGCGCCGCAGCCGCGTCGGCCTGCGATCCCGAGACCGACCAGCGCGGCACCGCCGCCTACAAGCGTCACCTCGCATCCGAGTTGACGGTGCGGGCCCTGCGCCGATCCGCCGAACGTCTCGGCGTCACCGAAAGGGTGTGA
- a CDS encoding (2Fe-2S)-binding protein, with amino-acid sequence MQISMTVNGEHVTADVEPRTLLVHFLRDHLGLTGTHWGCDTSNCGTCVVAVDGEPVKSCTTLAVMTAGHDVLTVEGLERDGVLDPVQEGFMRCHGLQCGFCTPGMMITARALLDRDPDPDDATIREAISGQICRCTGYTTIVRSIRWAAEHSSNVQPTEVS; translated from the coding sequence ATGCAGATCTCGATGACGGTCAACGGTGAGCACGTCACCGCCGACGTCGAACCCCGGACCCTGCTCGTGCACTTCCTCCGCGACCACCTGGGCCTGACCGGAACCCACTGGGGTTGCGACACCAGCAACTGCGGGACCTGCGTCGTCGCTGTGGACGGCGAACCGGTGAAGTCGTGCACGACCCTCGCGGTCATGACCGCCGGGCACGACGTCCTCACCGTCGAGGGCCTCGAACGGGACGGCGTGCTCGACCCCGTGCAGGAGGGGTTCATGCGCTGCCACGGCCTGCAGTGCGGCTTCTGCACCCCGGGCATGATGATCACCGCCCGCGCCCTGCTCGACCGGGACCCCGATCCCGACGACGCGACGATCCGCGAGGCGATCTCCGGGCAGATCTGCCGCTGCACCGGCTACACCACCATCGTGCGGTCGATCCGGTGGGCCGCCGAACACTCCTCGAACGTGCAACCCACGGAGGTGTCGTGA
- a CDS encoding aerobic carbon-monoxide dehydrogenase large subunit: protein MTAVEPDARPEEQDNDRKPCGHGRMLRKEDPRFIRGRGNYVDDVRLPGMLHLAVLRSPVAHARINGIDISAALAHPKVKAVITGADLAEKRLAWMPTLSNDVQAVLATDKVRFHGQEVAFVVAEDRYSARDALELIDVDYEILEPVVDVRTALSPDAPVIRTDLEGKTDNHCFDWEAGDAAATDAVFAKADVVTRQEIVYPRVHPAPMETCGAVADYDRVTGKLTLWSTSQAPHAHRTLYALVAGLPEHKIRVISPDIGGGFGNKVPIYPGYVGAIVASLVTGRPVKWMEDRSENLMSTGFARDYIMVGEIAATKEGRILAIRSRVLADHGAFNGTAAPVKYPAGFFGVFTGSYDIEAAYCHMTAVYTNKAPGGVAYACSFRITEAVYFVERLVDCLAYDLDMDPAELRLKNLLRPEQFPYTSKTGWKYDSGDYETTMRKAMDIIGYDELRREQAERRARGELMGIGMSFFTEAVGAGPRKDMDILGLGMADGCELRVHPTGKAVVRLSVQSQGQGHETTFAQIVAEEIGIPPEDIDVVHGDTDNTPFGLGTYGSRSTPVSGAAAALVARKVRDKAKIIASGMLEVSVADLEWEKGRFHVKGDPSASVTIQDIAMRAHGAGDLPEGIEGGLEAQICYNPENLTYPYGAYFCVVDVDPGTAQVKIRRFLAVDDCGTRINPMIIEGQVHGGIVDGIGMALMEMIAFDENGTCLGGSFMDYLIPTALEVPTLETAFTVTPSPHHPIGAKGIGESATVGSPPAIVNAVVDALKPFGVRHADMPLTPSRVWEAMQGRAVPPI from the coding sequence ATGACCGCGGTCGAACCGGACGCCCGCCCGGAGGAACAGGACAACGACCGCAAGCCCTGCGGACACGGCCGGATGCTGCGCAAGGAGGATCCACGATTCATCCGAGGTCGGGGCAACTACGTCGACGACGTCCGGCTGCCCGGCATGCTGCACCTCGCGGTGCTGCGGTCACCGGTCGCACACGCCCGCATCAACGGCATCGACATCTCGGCGGCGCTCGCCCATCCGAAGGTGAAGGCGGTGATCACGGGCGCCGACCTCGCCGAGAAGAGGCTGGCGTGGATGCCGACCCTGTCGAACGACGTGCAGGCGGTGCTGGCGACCGACAAGGTGCGTTTCCACGGGCAGGAGGTCGCGTTCGTCGTCGCGGAGGACCGTTACTCCGCCCGCGACGCACTCGAGCTGATCGACGTCGACTACGAGATCCTCGAGCCGGTCGTCGACGTGCGGACCGCACTGTCGCCGGACGCCCCCGTCATCCGCACCGATCTCGAGGGCAAGACCGACAACCACTGCTTCGACTGGGAGGCCGGGGATGCGGCGGCGACCGATGCGGTCTTCGCGAAGGCCGACGTCGTCACCCGGCAGGAGATCGTCTATCCCCGGGTGCACCCGGCGCCGATGGAGACCTGCGGGGCAGTCGCCGACTACGACCGGGTCACCGGGAAGCTGACGCTCTGGTCCACCTCGCAGGCGCCGCACGCGCACCGTACCCTGTACGCGCTGGTCGCGGGGCTGCCCGAACACAAGATCCGGGTGATCTCCCCGGACATCGGGGGTGGCTTCGGCAACAAGGTGCCCATCTACCCCGGCTATGTCGGAGCGATCGTGGCGTCGCTCGTGACTGGGCGTCCGGTCAAGTGGATGGAGGACCGCAGCGAGAACCTCATGAGCACCGGCTTCGCGCGCGACTACATCATGGTCGGGGAGATCGCGGCGACGAAGGAGGGCCGCATCCTCGCCATCAGGTCGCGGGTCCTCGCCGATCACGGTGCGTTCAACGGCACCGCCGCTCCCGTCAAGTACCCCGCCGGCTTCTTCGGGGTGTTCACCGGCAGCTACGACATCGAGGCCGCCTACTGCCACATGACGGCGGTGTACACGAACAAGGCCCCCGGCGGCGTCGCCTACGCCTGCTCCTTCCGGATCACCGAGGCCGTGTACTTCGTCGAGCGGCTCGTCGACTGCCTGGCCTACGACCTCGACATGGACCCGGCCGAACTGCGGCTGAAGAACCTGCTGCGGCCCGAACAGTTTCCGTACACCAGCAAGACCGGCTGGAAGTACGACTCCGGCGACTACGAGACCACCATGCGCAAGGCCATGGACATCATCGGCTACGACGAACTACGCCGCGAGCAGGCCGAACGCCGCGCGCGGGGAGAGCTCATGGGCATCGGGATGTCCTTCTTCACCGAGGCGGTGGGGGCGGGTCCCCGCAAGGACATGGACATCCTCGGGCTCGGCATGGCCGACGGCTGCGAACTGCGGGTCCATCCCACCGGCAAGGCCGTGGTGCGGCTGTCTGTGCAGTCGCAGGGACAGGGGCACGAGACCACCTTCGCGCAGATCGTCGCCGAGGAGATCGGGATCCCGCCCGAGGACATCGACGTCGTGCACGGCGACACCGACAACACCCCCTTCGGGCTCGGCACCTACGGAAGCCGATCCACCCCGGTGTCCGGGGCGGCGGCCGCGCTCGTCGCCCGCAAGGTCCGTGACAAGGCGAAGATCATCGCGTCGGGCATGCTCGAGGTCTCCGTCGCCGACCTCGAATGGGAGAAGGGCCGCTTCCACGTCAAGGGCGATCCTTCGGCGTCGGTGACGATCCAGGACATCGCCATGCGCGCCCACGGCGCCGGCGACCTGCCCGAGGGAATCGAGGGCGGCCTCGAAGCGCAGATCTGCTACAACCCCGAGAACCTCACCTATCCGTACGGCGCCTACTTCTGTGTCGTCGACGTCGATCCCGGCACCGCGCAGGTGAAGATCCGCCGGTTCCTGGCCGTGGACGACTGCGGCACCCGCATCAACCCGATGATCATCGAGGGGCAGGTGCACGGCGGCATCGTCGACGGGATCGGGATGGCGCTGATGGAGATGATCGCGTTCGACGAGAACGGCACCTGTCTCGGCGGGTCGTTCATGGACTACCTGATCCCCACCGCGCTCGAGGTTCCGACCCTCGAGACCGCCTTCACCGTCACCCCCTCGCCGCACCACCCGATCGGGGCGAAGGGCATCGGCGAGTCCGCCACCGTCGGCTCGCCACCGGCGATCGTCAACGCGGTGGTCGACGCGCTGAAGCCGTTCGGTGTCCGCCACGCCGACATGCCGCTGACCCCGTCGCGGGTGTGGGAGGCGATGCAGGGCCGCGCGGTACCGCCGATCTGA